One window from the genome of Crassostrea angulata isolate pt1a10 chromosome 2, ASM2561291v2, whole genome shotgun sequence encodes:
- the LOC128170394 gene encoding uncharacterized protein LOC128170394 isoform X2 yields MKEWTLLGILVRVVLILLTMRSSSDGFVCEKDAVHCHTSLIIDNAFTMIDPINGPLFVDEGTLRPILQPDKEVSIENVITADGWNTTLPLLTANKSMPGPPIFLYQNQTITIIVQNNLINEAVTIHWHGIDQLGWPAMDGVAFVTQCPILPGQFFNYTFQPRFSGTYWYHSHVGNQRDMGLYGAFIVLKRKGEVPINNQHIIHLQEWNHKFGPITLLKANLNNTSSSSESILINGKGEFENNEAPHEVFQLDKSNSHLFRMIGVGSADVLLFSVPGIPLIVKETDGYPFVPRTVDEIIIYPAERYDFELDLKNIREGVYNMTVHILEREYLKKRQNVFGLGLINITNSLSLPVNSSASTSNIKTVLNCPYEVFPNETKIECIPVSFLKSRPSFRLEFDIVPPTQETFTHFLNFGFPKDKKYSSINGRKFIWPTVSALTQPSEVNTSCANCDAETSCKCTHAINLKSGSEIIMVLSNIGTGALMTHPIHMHGHTFEVLKMGFPSVNETGFLIPNNDIQCSLTLANNESQCNNATWRNATWNDYRSIPNINVEDPVRKDTIVVPYGGYSIIRIWATNPGVWFMHCHIDRHMIEGMALMLNESFENIGDLPIGLQTCHNFKNQPSAPKSFFQASEENISEMSSATIGLIVTSVILFLALVILSLILLRTCRKLGEPGQSMDMPMSNISGRE; encoded by the exons ACACTATTAGGTATACTTGTAAGAGTGGTTCTAATTCTTCTGACCATGCGGAGTTCATCTGATGGATTCGTTTGTGAAAAAGACGCTGTTCACTGTCACACCTCGCTTATAATAGACAATGCTTTTACAATGATTGATCCGATAAATGGACCGCTTTTCGTAGATGAAGGCACCCTTCGCCCAATATTACAGCCTGACAAAGAAGTTTCAATTGAAAACGTTATCACTGCAGATGGCTGGAACACCACATTGCCATTGTTAACGGCTAATAAGTCTATGCCAGGACCTCCAATTTTTCTTTACCAAAACCAGACTATAACGATCATTGTCCAgaataatttgataaatgaaGCTGTCACAATCCACTGGCATGGAATAGACCAACTGGGATGGCCAGCAATGGACGGAGTGGCATTTGTTACCCAATGTCCGATTTTACCTGGCCAATTCTTCAACTATACGTTTCAGCCTCGTTTTAGTGGTACTTATTGGTATCATTCCCACGTCGGAAATCAACGAGATATGGGCCTGTATGGAGCGTTCATTGTTCTAAAACGCAAGGGAGAAGTTCCAATCAACAACCAGCACATTATTCATTTGCAGGAATGGAACCACAAGTTCGGGCCAATTACGTTACTGAAAGCAAATTTGAATAACACGTCTAGTTCCTCCGAATCTATTCTGATTAACGGAAAGGGCGAATTTGAAAATAACGAAGCGCCACATGAGGTTTTCCAATTAGATAAAAGTAACAGTCATTTGTTTCGGATGATAGGTGTTGGGTCTGCAGATGTTCTTCTTTTCTCAGTTCCAGGGATACCTCTTATTGTCAAGGAAACTGACGGATACCCATTCGTTCCAAGAACAGTTGATGAAATCATCATTTATCCAGCAGAGCGATACGACTTCGAACTTGACTTGAAGAATATTAGAGAAGGAGTTTACAATATgactgtacatatattagagagGGAATACCTTAAGAAAAGACAAAACGTTTTTGGTCTTGGTTTGATAAACATTACCAATTCTTTATCACTTCCAGTTAATTCATCAGCTTCCACAAGCAATATTAAAACTGTTCTGAATTGCCCATATGAAGTGTTTCccaatgaaacaaaaatcgAATGCATACCGGTTTCCTTTTTGAAATCTCGACCCTCCTTTAGACTAGAGTTTGATATAGTACCTCCCACTCAGGAAACTTTTActcactttttaaattttgggtTTCCTAAAGATAAGAAGTATAGTTCTATTAATGGTAGAAAGTTTATTTGGCCGACTGTATCTGCTCTCACACAACCTTCAGAAGTCAACACTTCCTGTGCAAATTGTGATGCCGAAACCTCATGCAAATGTACTCATGCAATCAATTTAAAGTCGGGCTCCGAAATCATTATGGTCCTATCAAACATTGGAACCGGTGCATTAATGACCCATCCAATACACATGCATGGTCATACTTTCGAAGTACTCAAGATGGGATTTCCTTCCGTCAATGAAACTGGATTTCTTATTCCAAACAACGACATACAATGTAGTCTGACACTCGCAAATAATGAAAGTCAGTGCAACAACGCAACATGGAGAAACGCAACCTGGAACGATTATCGGAGCATTCCAAATATAAATGTCGAGGATCCAGTGCGAAAAGACACAATCGTTGTTCCGTACGGGGGCTATTCCATAATAAGGATCTGGGCAACAAACCCTGGAGTCTGGTTTATGCATTGCCACATCGATCGACATATGATAGAAGGAATGGCTCTAATGCTGAACGAGTCCTTTGAGAATATAGGAGATTTGCCAATAGGGTTGCAAACATGCCATAACTTTAAAAACCAGCCTTCAGCTCCAAAAAGTTTCTTTCAGGCTTCAGAGGAGAATATAAGTG AAATGTCGTCTGCAACAATTGGTTTGATTGTGACGTCAGTGATTTTGTTTCTAGCGCTCGTCATCTTAAGTCTCATTCTACTGAGAACTTGTCGAAAATTGGGAGAACCAGGGCAAAGCATGGACATGCCAATGAGCAATATATCTGGTAGGGAGTAA